The following is a genomic window from Deltaproteobacteria bacterium.
TGGCCCTGGCCGCAGGGGTTGGCCTGACCGCCCGCCGCCTTCGCCGCGGCTCCGGGCTGGTGACGGCCGTCGCACGCTCGATCGGTCTCGACCGGCTGCGCTTCGTGCAGGGGCAGATGAACGTCCTCGCAGCGGCCGAGGACGCCGCCGCCCGACTCGTGGCGCAGCCGGGACGCCTGCGGCGCGCGTTCGGCACGGGAGTCGGGGTGAACCTCCTGGTCCTCGTCGAGTATCATCTCCTGCTCGCGGCCTTTGGGCTGCCGGCCGGGGCGCTCGCCGTGGTGGGGGCGATCTTCGCCACTGGGGCGGCGCACTCCTTGCCGGTGCCGGCGGCGGTCGGCGTCCTGGAGGGAGCGCAGATCTGGCTCTTCGGGACGCTCGGGCATCCGCCGGAGGTGGGACTCGCCGTCGGGCTCGCGGTGCGGCTGCGGGAACTCGTCTGGATCCTGCCGGGGCTCCTCTACCTCCTCGCGCGGGGGATCGTGTCTCCACTTGCGTTGAAGCGCGGTACGTGCGCGCCGTAGCCCGCCTGGCGCGCGGCGCCCCTCGCGTTCG
Proteins encoded in this region:
- a CDS encoding flippase-like domain-containing protein — encoded protein: MRPALVLGTNLVVGTATLGYVLHRFGAPAVELLARPPQLLQLAAFPAAVTVAFVGYALRWRILLAGLGVPRGLGRLTAYRAAGQSLSSLIPSAKLGGEPLRALLLVRDRVPGGDAIASVAVDRTLEMGAGAAFACVYAALLLRRGVPELEGALVTVSLGAVALAAGVGLTARRLRRGSGLVTAVARSIGLDRLRFVQGQMNVLAAAEDAAARLVAQPGRLRRAFGTGVGVNLLVLVEYHLLLAAFGLPAGALAVVGAIFATGAAHSLPVPAAVGVLEGAQIWLFGTLGHPPEVGLAVGLAVRLRELVWILPGLLYLLARGIVSPLALKRGTCAP